ATCTCATTGGGAAGGTTCTGAACTTTGCTTGCAACCACCGCACCCCCTTCCGGCCTCTCCCGTACGTGCTGCTTCTATGGTGGCGTTCAAATCGAGGATGTTGGTCTCCCGTGCTATCTTCATGGTTTTCCATTTCCTGAACGGCT
The genomic region above belongs to Thermotoga sp. and contains:
- a CDS encoding methyl-accepting chemotaxis protein, with protein sequence MKIARETNILDLNATIEAARTGEAGRGCGGCKQSSEPSQ